The Actinomycetes bacterium genome includes the window CTTCGGAGTTTTGTTGTCTTATCCGGGTTCGTCTGGCGCGGTGAAGGATCTGCGGGCTGTGATCGCGGTAGCCAAGGAGCAAGGCATTGTCGTGGTGACTGCCACCGATCTATTGGCATTGACCATGTTGACTCCGCCCGGTGAACTGGGTGCGGACATCGCCATCGGGTCGGCCCAGCGCTTCGGGGTGCCCATGGGCATGGGTGGGCCACACGCCGGCTTTATGAGCGTGCGCCAGGGCCTTGAACGTCATCTGCCCGGCCGTTTGGTCGGACTCAGTAAGGACGCCGACGGTCGAGCCGCACTGCGGTTGGCGCTGCAGACCCGGGAGCAGCACATTCGCCGTGACCGAGCGACCAGCAATATCTGCACCGCCCAGGTGCTGTTGGCGGTGATTGCTAGTTCCTACGCGGTCTATCACGGGCCGGAGGGCCTTCGGGCAATCGCGGAGCGGGCGCATACGCACGCTCAGGCCCTGGCGGAAGGGCTGCGCATGGGGGGAATCGACCCGCTGCATGAGGCATATTTCGACACCGTCTCCTTCCAGGTGCCGGGACGGGCCGAAGCGATCGTTCGCGAATGTGAGTTGCTCGGGGTAGCGGTGCGACTTGTCGATCGGGACACGGTGGCGGCAAGCGCAGATGAACTGACAGCGAGCGACCACATCATTCGAATTTGGCAGGGCGTGGCCGCCGCAGTACCCGAGTTTGGTCGTTCGCTGGCCGAGGTGTCGGCCTACAGTGCGGCAGACGTCACTGAGGCGATCCCCGAATCATTACGGCGCACATCGGACTACCTGACCCATCCGGTCTTCCAGCAATACCGCTCGGAGACGGAAATGTTGCGTTATCTGCGCAAACTGTCGGATCGTGACATCGCACTCGATCGTTCCATGATCCCGCTGGGTTCATGCACGATGAAACTGAACCCAGCCACGGCTATGGAGCCAGTCTCATGGCCGGGATTCGCCAATCTGCATCCATTTGCACCGTTGCACCAACTCACCGGATACCGCGATTTGATCGCCCAACTAGAGGCGTGGCTGGCGGAGATCACCGGATATGACGCAGTGTCGGTGCAGCCCAACGCGGGATCCCAGGGAGAGTTTGCCGGCTTGCTAGCGATCCGGGCCTACCACCGCTCGCGCAACGACGATGAGCGAGACGTGTGCCTCATCCCCAGCAGCGCCCATGGCACCAACGCCGCCAGCGCAGTAATGGCTGGTATGCGGGTAGTTGTGGTGGAATGTCGCGACAACGGTGACGTTGACCTCGACGACTTGGCTCGGCTGCTGGCAGAGCACGCAGGCAAGGTCGCCGCCTTGATGATCACCTATCCGTCCACGCACGGCGTTTTCGAAGATGAAGTCTCACGAATCTGCGACATGGTGCACGAGGCCGGTGGTCAGGTCTATGTGGATGGTGCCAACCTCAATGCGCTGGTCGGAGTTGCCAAGCCTGGTGGCTTCGGCGCCGATGTCAGTCACCTGAACTTGCACAAGACCTTTACGATCCCGCACGGCGGCGGCGGACCCGGCGTCGGCCCGGTGGCGGTCAAGGCTCACCTAGCGCCGTTCTTGCCCGGGCATGACTTGCGCCCGGAAGCCGGGCCAGTCGGTCGCGGGTTCCCCGACGGCGGGGTGGGGCCAGTGTCAGGAGCTCCGTGGGGGAGTGCGGGAATTCTGCCAATCCCATGGGCCTACATTCGCCTTATGGGGGCTGATGGTCTGCGACGGGCCACCGCAACCGCAATCTTGACAGCGAACTACGTAGCTCGGCGGCTATCCAAGGATTACGACATTCTCTTCACCGGTCGCGGGGATCTCGTGGCCCATGAGTGCATCATCGATATCCGGCCGCTCGCCAAAGAAACGGGCATCACGGCTGAAGATATTGCCAAGCGACTGGTCGACTATGGCTTCCATGCACCCACGATGTCATTCCCGGTGGCGGGAACTTTGATGGTGGAGCCCACCGAAAGTGAAAATTTGGCGGAACTGGATCGGTTCTGCGACGCAATGATCGCCATTCGCTCCGAAATAGCGCAGGTGGCCAAGGGTGAGTTCACCGCCGAAGATTCCCCGTTGCGACATGCACCCCATCCAGCCGAGAACCTCGTCCAAGATTGGGATCGTGCTTACAGTCGCGCACAGGCGGTCTATCCAGCAGGGACCACCGGGCGGGACAAGTACTGGCCGCCGGTATCGCGCATCGATCAGGCCTACGGTGATCGAAACTTAGTGTGCGCCTGCCCACCAGTCACTGAGTTCGAGGACTAGTGGAAAGTAGTGAATTTGTCGCTCTCGGCATAGCTGTTCTTGTCGCCTGCATTATTGGCGCGTTGTGCCGAAATCGAGGGTGGAACTCTGCCCTCGTTCTACTCTTTAGCGGCATTGTTCTCGGCCTTCCTGATTTCACGTTAGGTCCAGAGCTCGATCCGGAACTGATCTTGCTGCTGGTGCTCGCGCCGCTGGTTTTCGGTGAGGCCCTGTCGAGTTCGATTCTGGACATTCGCCGAGTCGGGGCACGGGTGTCGGCGTTGGCGATTTTGCTGGTGTTGATTGGTGCAGCGTTGGTTGGTGTGGCCGCTTCGCTGATTCTTCCCGGTCTAGCGCTGCCGGCAGCGCTGTGTCTGGGCGCCGTTCTGGGTCCAACGGATGCAGTATCAGTGGCGAGTACGGCCAAATCAGCCGGTTTGCCTCGTCGAGTGCTGCATGTGCTGGAGGGCGAGAGTCTGCTTAACGATGGCACCGCGCTCAGTCTGTTGCGAATCTTTATCTCGGTCACGGCAGCGGGGGCCGTAGTCGCTAGCGAGCTGCTGGTAACAACAGCGTTGGCTTTCGGCGGTGGGATAGTGGTCGGGGTCATCGGTGGCGTGGTTTTGCATCAGATCGCCATGCGTTCCCGCGACAGTACTGTGACGAATGGTCTGCTGCTTCTGGCACCGCTGCCCATTTACGGGATAGCAGAACTTGTGCAAGGGTCCGGCATCCTTGCAGTTGTTATCGCGGCATTGATTTTCGGACAGCGGACGTCATCTGCCACCGGCTACCGGGGGCGGCTGCAGGCGACAAGCATCTGGCGCGCGTTTACCTTCATCCTGCAGTCCAGTGCGTTCTTCCTGGTCGGGATGGGGGTCCCGATCGAGTTCCGGAAAGTTCCGGCTGACCAGTTGTCGGTAGTTCCGCTCTTTGTTGCTGTGGTGCTGGTGTTGTTGATCGTTAGTCGGTTCGCGTTCGTTTACGTGATGGGTGCAGTGGGTGGTCGGCTGAAGGCGCATCCGCGGGAATGGGTAGTGCTGGGGTGGGCAGGTACGCGCGGTCCCATCTCGGTTCTTGCCGCGCTGACGATTCCCAAAGTGCTGGATGACGGCAGCTACTTCCCTGATCGAGCGCTGATTATCTTCTCTACCTCCGCCGTCGTCGTAGTTTCACTCCTGCTCAGCACCACCCTGCCTGCGGTAGTGCGCTGGGCTCGGCTTACCCCCGACGATGAGGAAGCAGAGCTAAGACGCGCAAAACTGGCCATTTCCCGGGCGGCACTGGATTGCCTGGATGATGTAGCCGACCAAGCTGCCCGGCTCGACCAACCAATCGATTCACAAGTCCTGGCAAATCTTCGCTCCGCCGCGGAAGTACGTCTGGCGATGACGAATCCCAGCGATACTGAAGCCACAGCCGGCGAGTTGGTGGTCGAACAGCGGCAACAGGTCGGTCTGGCAATGATTCGGGCAGAGCAGGAAGAGTTGCTGCGGTTGCGGGACAACGATGCGCTGCCAGACTCCTTGTTCCGCCAGCTACAACTGGAAATTGATGCGCGCCGGCGGACTCTGCTTGGTAGCTAGGCGCAGCCGCTGACCTAGGTGCGGCCCTGTTCATCTTGGGCATCAGTCAGTGCTGCCTGGTCGCCTTCTCCCGGCAGATACCAGTCGGCGTGGATAACCGGAAAGCCGTTGGCGGTGAGCGTTGCAACGACTCGGTCGTCATCGTCAACGATCGCCTGAATATCGAAGTCGAGTGCTAGGCGTTGGTAGATGTCCAGTTTCATTGTGGGTGCCGGCCGGTAGTCGCGGGCGGGACGTAAATGCATATCGCCTGACGGCAAACCGTGGCGCGCTAGCCAGGAACGGGTCTGATCCCGCAAGTAGCTCGGTCGTCCGGACACATACACAATCGTCAAACCCGTCTGTTGCAATCGCAGCACCTCAGCAACTCCGGTGGGTAACGGTGGATCAGCGTGGGCATCGGCGAAAAAAGCTGCCCAGTCCTTAGGCCGTTGCTCGATATGTCGGAGTCGGTGCGTGGGATCGGCGATCACCCCATCAATGTCGATCCCAGCGATTGGGGTGGCGGTCATGAGGTCAGCCTAGGCGGATAGCCTTGTCGACATGGCAATGGATCTTGAAGCAGTCAAACAAATGTTTCCCACAGTGATTCCGATGGTGGGAACTCTCAACTTAGAGTTCGGTGAACTCACCTACGAGACCGCTGAGATGACCTTGCCCGATCAGCAGGCTTACCACAACCACATTGCCGGGCCCCACGCTGGCGCTATGTTCACCTTGGCCGAGTCTGCCTCGGGGGTATTGGTCCTAGGTAACTTCGGCGATCAGCTGGACACTTTGACGCCGCTCGCAGTGTCTGCGGAAATCCGATACCTGGCCGTGGCAATGGGTCCAGTGACCGCCCGCGCCCGGATGACTCGATCGGTTGACGAGGTGGTGGCGGAACTTGCCGAGGGGAAACGGCCCGAGTTTGCCGTCGAAGTTGAACTGTTCGCCAACGATCGCAAAACCGGTGAGATGGCGGTCGTGTGGACGCTGCGCGCGGCCAAGAAGTAACTAGTCGCCGGGATTGCGCGTGAGGTAAGGATCATGCCGGAAGGCGTCGATCAACTCAGTTGCAGTCCGAACTGCCTCAGCCTCGGCTAGGTCGGTTGCGAGCAGTCGTTGCGCTAACTTTTGCTGAGCCGGGGCCCCAGACTGGGCTACTTCCGCAAGCGCTTCTCTCATGTTCACCTCGACAGCGTGACTCTTCCGCAGTTGCCGTGCATCTTGGAAGATGCGAGGTGAAGCGGCGCATGCCAGCCTTATCACGTGATCTCCACACTCCTCACGCCACTTGCGGCGTCGGTACGAAGGGTGCTCGCTGGCACCGGTGACGGGCAGTCGGACGTGGTCGAGCAGATCGCGACACCAACAGGGGAGCCTGGCTGGTTCCAACCAGGGGACCCCATCTGGACGGTGCATGGATCTGTGGCCACGTTTTTGGGTGGCATCCGGTCGTTATTGCTGCAATCGCTGCACCCGCTGGCATTGGCTGGCGTCAACCGCCACTCCCAGTACCGAGAAGATCCATTCGGCCGGTTGCAGCGGACCGGAGCATTTATCGCCATCACCACGTATGGCCCGCAGAGCAAGGCGCAAGGCGCGGTGGCCGCGGTCAGTTCGCTGCACGACCGGGTAGTGGGAAACCTCGACGATGGCCGCGCCTACGCGGCTGCTGATCCGCGGTTACTGATGTGGGTGCACATCGGCACTGTCGATTCAATGTTGACCGCCTATGAACGCTATGGCCGGTCAGGCGAAGTGGACCGCGATGGCTATGTGGCCAATATGGCTGTCGTGGGTCGGGAGCTGGGAGTGGTCGATCCGCCGGAGACGGTGGCAGAGATGGACCAGGTTTTCGACAGTTTTCGTCCGGAGTTGGAGTACACCGAAGAGACCGAGGAAATGAAGCGATTCATTATGGATGCCCCACTTCCGCTGGCATTGCGGCCCGGGTACGCCGTCATGGCTCGAGCCGCAATCGATTCGCTCCCATCGTGGGCCACGACCGTTCTCCGGGAGCGCCCGATCGGCGGGCCAGCTCGCACCGCGCGCACGTTGGTGGCAGATGCTGGGCTGCGAACGTTGACCATGGCGTTGGTGAAGTCACCGGCACAGGCCGCAGGAGAGCAGCGGCTCGGCTACGTTGGGGCACATGCCTGAAAGACCGGATGCCGTCGTTGTCGGTGCCGGGTTGGCCGGGTTGCGGGCTGCGGTACGGCTGCATCGACTCGGGTTCGACGTCCGAGTTCTGGAGGCTACCGATCGCGTCGGGGGTCGAGTAGCGACTGATCAGCAGGGCGGCTTCACGCTAGATCGCGGGTTCCAGTTGTACAACCCGGCCTATCCTGCTGGTCAAGCAGTTTTTGACCACGAAGCATTCGAGCTGGGTCAGTTTGACCGTGGCGTAGCGATCATCACTCGTGGCGGCCAACGGGCTCAACTGGAACTGTCCTTGGCGGGTGCACCGCAAGCTGGCATTGCTGCCCTGCGGGGAACGGCCGGCAGCGCACCCGGACTGCTGGCGTTGGCCAAGTACGCGGCAGAGTGTGCCCTTCGATCTCCCGAGAGTTTGCGACAGCGACCAGACGAGCCGATCACTGCGGCCTTGCAAGCAGCACGGGTATCGCCTGCGGTGATACAGCAACTGATGACGCCATTCCTGTCTGGAGTTTTCGCCGATCCGAACTTGGCGACTAGCCGGCGCTATGCAGACCTGGTGCTGCGGTCATTCGTTCGCGGCGTGCCGGGAGTTCCCGCGCGAGGGATGGCACAGTTGCCGGAGCAGTTGGCTGCGGGGCTACCACGTGGCGTTGTCGCCACGTCTACGCCAGTGGATTCAGTGGCTCCCGGCGCGGTGCGAACGGCGGCGCGAACGTATCAGCCGCAGGCAGTCATCGTCGCCACGGAAGCCCCGGTCGCACGGGAGTTACTGCCGGGACTACTGGTACCGGATATGCGAGCGCTGACGACGTGGTATTTCGCTGGACCAACAGAGCTGAATCGGCAGCGGGTGCTGACAGTCGGGACCGGGTTAGGTGGCTTGGCGAACATCGCGGTGATGAGTGCTGCGGCGCCGTCTTATGCGCCAACAGATCGTGCCTTGCTGGCAGCGACTGCCGTGGGCCATCACCCCGGGAGTGCAGCGCAGGGACGAGCTCAACAAGTCACCGCCCGGGTGATGGGGGTGGACTCGCAAGATCTGCAACCGCTCGCGTCGTATCCCATCAAACACGCGCTGCCCACTGCCCTGTCACCGTTCTCACTACGGCAACCAGTAGACCTCGGGCAGGGAATGTTTGTGGTGGGGGACCACCGGGATACGCCATCCATCCAAGGAGCTTTGGTGAGTGGTCGGCGAGGCGCAGATGCTGCGGCTCGCTATCTGACGAGCTCGGGATCGCGATCAACAGCCACCTGAGGGGTTGGCGCCAAGCTGGCGAACTAGTTGTTGTTCTTGGCCAGTTGCCCGGCGATCCGCTCCGCGCGTTCTTGTACTTCTTTGACGTAGTCGGTGGTCTCCGGAAACGGGGGAATACCGCCGTATTCTTCGACCGATCCCCAGCCGGCGTTGTAGGCCGCTAGCGCGAGGTCGAGCGGGTCACCGGCAATGTTGGATGCTTTCGCCAGTCCGTGCAGGTGGCACATCAACCGTCCCTGCGACCGGATGGCATCCGGTGGTGAAAACGGGTCGGCCACCCCATCGCCATCGGCGTCGCTGCCCCAGGACGACCAGGTCTGTGGCATGAACTGCGCGATACCTTGCGCACCGACTGGAGATTCTGCCGCGGGGTCCCAACCAGACTCCTGCGCCAGTTGCGCTGCGAGCAGTTCAGGTGTGATCGCCTTGCACGTTTTGGCGGCTTTTCGAATATGAGGTAGGTGTTCTTCGGGAACGGTGTCTCGACTACAGCTGGCCAGCACGGGGAAGGCCAGTACTCCCACCAGCGCTAGCAGAATCAGTCGAGTCACGGGTCAAGAGTAGGCGCGCGATAAGCCGGTAGCAGGGGTGAGCGTTTGCGTGTCGGTAGGACGATAGAAACAACCTGCGACCCGTCAAGAGGTTGATTGTCCTTCCAGGAGATCACATGCGCCACGGCGGAACGCTATCCCTCAGGCTGATTGGAACTGATCTCGAT containing:
- a CDS encoding FAD-dependent oxidoreductase produces the protein MPERPDAVVVGAGLAGLRAAVRLHRLGFDVRVLEATDRVGGRVATDQQGGFTLDRGFQLYNPAYPAGQAVFDHEAFELGQFDRGVAIITRGGQRAQLELSLAGAPQAGIAALRGTAGSAPGLLALAKYAAECALRSPESLRQRPDEPITAALQAARVSPAVIQQLMTPFLSGVFADPNLATSRRYADLVLRSFVRGVPGVPARGMAQLPEQLAAGLPRGVVATSTPVDSVAPGAVRTAARTYQPQAVIVATEAPVARELLPGLLVPDMRALTTWYFAGPTELNRQRVLTVGTGLGGLANIAVMSAAAPSYAPTDRALLAATAVGHHPGSAAQGRAQQVTARVMGVDSQDLQPLASYPIKHALPTALSPFSLRQPVDLGQGMFVVGDHRDTPSIQGALVSGRRGADAAARYLTSSGSRSTAT
- a CDS encoding DUF4442 domain-containing protein, encoding MAMDLEAVKQMFPTVIPMVGTLNLEFGELTYETAEMTLPDQQAYHNHIAGPHAGAMFTLAESASGVLVLGNFGDQLDTLTPLAVSAEIRYLAVAMGPVTARARMTRSVDEVVAELAEGKRPEFAVEVELFANDRKTGEMAVVWTLRAAKK
- a CDS encoding Na+/H+ antiporter; protein product: MESSEFVALGIAVLVACIIGALCRNRGWNSALVLLFSGIVLGLPDFTLGPELDPELILLLVLAPLVFGEALSSSILDIRRVGARVSALAILLVLIGAALVGVAASLILPGLALPAALCLGAVLGPTDAVSVASTAKSAGLPRRVLHVLEGESLLNDGTALSLLRIFISVTAAGAVVASELLVTTALAFGGGIVVGVIGGVVLHQIAMRSRDSTVTNGLLLLAPLPIYGIAELVQGSGILAVVIAALIFGQRTSSATGYRGRLQATSIWRAFTFILQSSAFFLVGMGVPIEFRKVPADQLSVVPLFVAVVLVLLIVSRFAFVYVMGAVGGRLKAHPREWVVLGWAGTRGPISVLAALTIPKVLDDGSYFPDRALIIFSTSAVVVVSLLLSTTLPAVVRWARLTPDDEEAELRRAKLAISRAALDCLDDVADQAARLDQPIDSQVLANLRSAAEVRLAMTNPSDTEATAGELVVEQRQQVGLAMIRAEQEELLRLRDNDALPDSLFRQLQLEIDARRRTLLGS
- the gcvP gene encoding aminomethyl-transferring glycine dehydrogenase gives rise to the protein MNSPNVGPAAPAESTGSEATVDPAAFSFQRRHIGPDANEADAMLAELGFASLDELVAAVLPPGIGDDRLRLPEPCSESEVLTELRMLASRNEVAAPMIGMGYHATETPAIIRRRVLENPAWYTAYTPYQPEISQGRLEALLNFQTMVADLTGLPLSQASLLDEPTAAAEAMTLALRSSRSKNRRFVVDADTHAHTLAVLRTRAEPIGIELDIRDVAAAGIPADAFGVLLSYPGSSGAVKDLRAVIAVAKEQGIVVVTATDLLALTMLTPPGELGADIAIGSAQRFGVPMGMGGPHAGFMSVRQGLERHLPGRLVGLSKDADGRAALRLALQTREQHIRRDRATSNICTAQVLLAVIASSYAVYHGPEGLRAIAERAHTHAQALAEGLRMGGIDPLHEAYFDTVSFQVPGRAEAIVRECELLGVAVRLVDRDTVAASADELTASDHIIRIWQGVAAAVPEFGRSLAEVSAYSAADVTEAIPESLRRTSDYLTHPVFQQYRSETEMLRYLRKLSDRDIALDRSMIPLGSCTMKLNPATAMEPVSWPGFANLHPFAPLHQLTGYRDLIAQLEAWLAEITGYDAVSVQPNAGSQGEFAGLLAIRAYHRSRNDDERDVCLIPSSAHGTNAASAVMAGMRVVVVECRDNGDVDLDDLARLLAEHAGKVAALMITYPSTHGVFEDEVSRICDMVHEAGGQVYVDGANLNALVGVAKPGGFGADVSHLNLHKTFTIPHGGGGPGVGPVAVKAHLAPFLPGHDLRPEAGPVGRGFPDGGVGPVSGAPWGSAGILPIPWAYIRLMGADGLRRATATAILTANYVARRLSKDYDILFTGRGDLVAHECIIDIRPLAKETGITAEDIAKRLVDYGFHAPTMSFPVAGTLMVEPTESENLAELDRFCDAMIAIRSEIAQVAKGEFTAEDSPLRHAPHPAENLVQDWDRAYSRAQAVYPAGTTGRDKYWPPVSRIDQAYGDRNLVCACPPVTEFED
- a CDS encoding lytic transglycosylase domain-containing protein, producing MTRLILLALVGVLAFPVLASCSRDTVPEEHLPHIRKAAKTCKAITPELLAAQLAQESGWDPAAESPVGAQGIAQFMPQTWSSWGSDADGDGVADPFSPPDAIRSQGRLMCHLHGLAKASNIAGDPLDLALAAYNAGWGSVEEYGGIPPFPETTDYVKEVQERAERIAGQLAKNNN
- a CDS encoding DUF2236 domain-containing protein, which encodes MISTLLTPLAASVRRVLAGTGDGQSDVVEQIATPTGEPGWFQPGDPIWTVHGSVATFLGGIRSLLLQSLHPLALAGVNRHSQYREDPFGRLQRTGAFIAITTYGPQSKAQGAVAAVSSLHDRVVGNLDDGRAYAAADPRLLMWVHIGTVDSMLTAYERYGRSGEVDRDGYVANMAVVGRELGVVDPPETVAEMDQVFDSFRPELEYTEETEEMKRFIMDAPLPLALRPGYAVMARAAIDSLPSWATTVLRERPIGGPARTARTLVADAGLRTLTMALVKSPAQAAGEQRLGYVGAHA